One window from the genome of Brachyspira sp. SAP_772 encodes:
- a CDS encoding chorismate mutase: protein MEELKDLRKKIDEIDRNIVRLIDERMKVSVKVGEIKKKNNAPIFDPKREKEVIASKINLLENKELSNLITTIYNDIMYTSKQIQKHLIADNDTKENNNNKKIKYDSVIAYQGREGGNGYEAAKKFFGDEAKLIKKKSFEEVLESIRSSESYYGVLPLENSSTGMVNEVLDILADYNCKIVGEVYLTIEYALMANKNTNIGNIKKVISHHQALKQCSNFIKENNYEEIFSTNTAEAAFFVSNSGDDSLASISNKNAYKIYNLNILKENIENIKGNTTRFIVVSNYDNALSSGNKMTMRFLLPHENGSLSNVLDKLKIFNLTSIVSRPHVERKWQYYFYIDMVGDFESDEAKNVFEEFRRSVENFIVLGVYDE, encoded by the coding sequence ATGGAAGAGTTAAAGGATTTAAGAAAAAAAATTGATGAAATAGATAGAAATATTGTAAGGTTAATAGATGAGAGAATGAAAGTGAGTGTGAAGGTTGGAGAGATTAAGAAAAAGAATAATGCTCCAATATTTGACCCTAAGAGAGAGAAAGAAGTTATAGCAAGTAAAATAAATCTTCTTGAAAACAAGGAATTATCTAATTTAATTACTACTATTTATAATGATATAATGTACACATCAAAGCAGATTCAAAAGCATTTGATTGCTGATAACGACACTAAAGAAAATAACAATAATAAAAAAATAAAATATGATTCTGTTATAGCCTATCAAGGAAGAGAGGGCGGAAACGGATATGAGGCTGCTAAAAAGTTTTTTGGCGATGAGGCTAAATTGATAAAGAAAAAGAGTTTTGAAGAAGTTCTTGAGAGTATAAGAAGTTCTGAGAGCTATTATGGAGTTTTGCCGCTTGAGAATTCTTCTACAGGAATGGTTAATGAGGTGCTTGATATACTTGCTGATTATAATTGCAAAATAGTGGGGGAAGTTTATCTTACAATAGAATATGCACTTATGGCAAATAAGAATACTAATATAGGTAATATAAAAAAGGTAATATCACATCATCAGGCATTGAAGCAATGTTCTAATTTTATAAAAGAGAATAATTACGAAGAGATTTTCTCTACGAACACTGCAGAAGCTGCTTTTTTTGTATCAAACAGTGGTGATGATTCTTTAGCTTCTATATCAAATAAAAATGCATATAAGATTTATAATTTAAACATCTTAAAAGAGAATATTGAAAACATTAAAGGCAATACCACAAGGTTTATAGTTGTAAGTAATTATGACAATGCTTTGAGTTCTGGTAATAAGATGACTATGAGATTTTTACTTCCGCATGAAAATGGTTCGCTTTCTAATGTTTTAGATAAATTAAAAATATTTAATTTAACATCTATAGTAAGCCGTCCGCATGTTGAGAGAAAGTGGCAGTATTATTTTTATATTGATATGGTTGGAGATTTTGAAAGCGATGAGGCTAAGAATGTTTTTGAAGAGTTTAGAAGAAGTGTAGAGAATTTTATAGTGCTTGGAGTTTATGATGAATAA
- a CDS encoding PTS glucitol/sorbitol transporter subunit IIA codes for MDYNEIIKLKVNYIGENALSFFDEDKLFIIYGKVNDNDLRSYSIIVESEAVENDIEKGMVLSFNDQDFEILEVGCEANNTLKSLTHMTLRFQDFNDPSNSEDILPGSILLNGMPKVFPNIGSYITIKTK; via the coding sequence ATGGATTATAATGAGATTATTAAACTAAAAGTAAATTACATAGGTGAAAATGCCCTTTCTTTTTTTGATGAAGATAAGTTATTTATAATATATGGTAAAGTTAATGACAATGACTTAAGATCATATAGTATAATAGTAGAGTCTGAAGCAGTAGAAAATGATATTGAAAAAGGAATGGTATTGTCTTTTAATGATCAGGATTTTGAGATATTAGAAGTAGGATGTGAAGCAAATAATACACTAAAATCATTAACACATATGACTTTACGATTTCAGGATTTTAATGATCCATCAAATTCAGAGGATATATTACCCGGTTCTATATTACTTAATGGAATGCCTAAGGTGTTTCCTAATATAGGAAGTTATATAACTATAAAAACTAAATAA
- a CDS encoding glycosyltransferase family 8 protein, with translation MKEYNICLASDDRFVPYMEALIVSILKTSLDDEKFAFHVITLHISDDNKLRLDYLKKIKKFDIYYYKPVNIDKYNKWFQEKTDRKWSVEIFFKLDIPILLSHLDKVLFLDCDMIVLDSLKELFETDLNNFYVGAVEDIYFNNSHLKKIGLDISHKYFNVGLLLINIKEFNANNLYDKIDSYVNNSKKLYFPEQDILNYVFYGKIKYFDYKYNFTSAIAKKHKNIENVIIPHFTLVKPLYHNTPIVKNRFYYAFWKYFVETKSFKDESLKYATILIDQNDPKIAGHNKLIDKLSWWIPFREMRNNFKIKYKRDIKEKFE, from the coding sequence ATGAAAGAATATAATATATGTTTAGCATCAGATGATAGATTTGTACCGTATATGGAAGCATTGATTGTTTCTATATTAAAAACTTCTTTAGACGATGAAAAATTTGCTTTTCATGTGATAACATTACATATATCAGATGATAATAAATTAAGATTAGATTATTTAAAAAAAATAAAAAAATTTGATATTTATTATTATAAGCCTGTAAATATAGATAAATATAACAAATGGTTTCAAGAAAAAACAGATAGAAAATGGTCTGTTGAAATATTTTTCAAATTAGACATACCAATTTTATTATCTCATTTAGATAAAGTATTATTTTTAGATTGTGATATGATAGTACTCGATAGTCTAAAAGAACTGTTTGAAACAGATTTGAATAATTTTTATGTTGGTGCAGTTGAAGATATATATTTTAATAATTCACATTTAAAAAAAATAGGGTTAGATATATCTCATAAATATTTTAATGTTGGATTATTATTAATTAATATAAAAGAATTTAATGCTAATAATTTATATGACAAAATAGATTCATACGTTAATAATTCTAAAAAATTATATTTTCCTGAACAAGATATATTAAATTATGTATTTTATGGAAAAATTAAATATTTTGATTATAAATATAATTTCACTTCGGCAATAGCTAAAAAACATAAAAATATAGAAAATGTTATAATTCCACATTTTACTTTAGTTAAACCTTTATATCATAATACACCTATAGTTAAAAATAGATTCTATTATGCATTTTGGAAATATTTTGTAGAAACTAAAAGTTTTAAAGATGAAAGCCTAAAATATGCTACTATATTAATTGATCAAAATGATCCTAAAATAGCAGGACATAATAAGCTTATAGATAAATTATCTTGGTGGATACCTTTCAGAGAAATGAGAAATAATTTTAAAATTAAATATAAAAGAGACATAAAAGAAAAATTCGAATAA
- a CDS encoding shikimate kinase has protein sequence MNNSEKTVFVIGLPGSGKSDLSKLLAEHINYSFFDMDKVIEDREKKTINKIFEDSGEEYFREVESDVLEELSNIKNAVISTGGGAILKERNRVLMREKGIVIFIDRHAELIVNNINVSERPLLVQDKNKLIELSKKRDALYRECATVIFNHNTWDNDIKETFRKFYECVGSHI, from the coding sequence ATGAATAATTCAGAAAAGACTGTATTTGTTATTGGACTTCCCGGAAGCGGAAAAAGTGATTTATCAAAACTTTTAGCTGAACATATTAATTATAGTTTTTTTGATATGGATAAGGTTATAGAGGATAGAGAGAAAAAAACTATAAATAAGATATTTGAAGATAGCGGAGAAGAATATTTTAGAGAAGTAGAAAGTGATGTACTTGAAGAGTTATCTAATATAAAAAATGCTGTTATATCTACTGGCGGTGGAGCTATATTAAAAGAAAGAAACAGAGTTTTGATGAGGGAGAAAGGCATAGTTATTTTTATTGACAGACACGCCGAGCTTATAGTAAATAATATAAATGTATCAGAACGTCCATTATTAGTGCAAGATAAAAATAAACTAATTGAATTGTCAAAAAAAAGAGATGCTTTATATAGAGAATGTGCAACAGTAATTTTTAATCATAACACTTGGGATAATGATATAAAAGAAACTTTTAGAAAATTTTATGAATGTGTAGGTTCGCATATTTGA
- a CDS encoding PTS glucitol/sorbitol transporter subunit IIB → MSAICIKKGKNGWGGPLVIEVKDNEKDIKKVVSITGGGVDPVAKRIADMLGIEAVDGMVRAIKDEDIACVVINCGGTLRCGVYPQKRVPTINVTPVGKSGPLAKYILEDIYVSDVSEQTISECDAEVVEINGNTHKSNTTEDTTKKTNTTYNFDKGFFGVVTKIGVNVGKVISLFYQSGKEAIDVCITRIIPFMAFVSIFIAFIQKTSLGNIIANALSPLSGTLWGLLILAIICGLPFLSPILGPGAAVAQVVGILIGTNIAAGIISPSFAIPALFAINVQVGADFVPVGLSMQRAEPETIEIGTPAFLLSRQITGPLAVIIGYIFSIGLF, encoded by the coding sequence ATGAGTGCTATTTGTATAAAAAAAGGAAAAAATGGATGGGGCGGTCCATTAGTAATAGAAGTAAAAGATAATGAAAAAGATATTAAAAAAGTAGTTTCTATAACAGGAGGAGGAGTTGACCCTGTAGCAAAAAGAATTGCTGATATGCTTGGCATAGAAGCTGTTGATGGTATGGTTAGAGCTATAAAAGATGAAGACATTGCATGTGTTGTTATAAATTGTGGAGGAACTTTGAGATGCGGAGTATATCCTCAAAAAAGAGTACCTACTATTAATGTTACTCCTGTTGGAAAATCTGGACCTTTAGCAAAATATATTTTAGAAGATATTTATGTTTCAGATGTAAGTGAGCAAACTATATCTGAATGTGATGCTGAAGTTGTAGAAATAAACGGCAATACACATAAAAGCAACACTACTGAAGATACTACTAAAAAAACTAATACTACTTACAATTTTGATAAAGGATTTTTTGGAGTTGTAACAAAAATTGGGGTTAATGTTGGTAAGGTAATATCTTTATTTTATCAATCAGGAAAAGAGGCTATAGATGTTTGTATAACTAGAATAATACCTTTTATGGCATTTGTATCTATTTTTATAGCATTTATACAAAAGACTTCTTTAGGAAATATTATTGCTAATGCTCTTTCACCTTTATCTGGTACTTTATGGGGATTGTTAATACTTGCTATAATATGTGGATTACCTTTCCTTTCTCCTATTTTAGGACCAGGAGCTGCTGTAGCTCAAGTAGTAGGAATATTAATAGGAACAAATATTGCTGCTGGTATAATAAGTCCTTCTTTTGCAATACCTGCTTTATTTGCAATAAATGTACAAGTAGGAGCTGATTTTGTACCTGTAGGATTATCTATGCAAAGAGCTGAACCTGAAACTATAGAGATAGGAACTCCTGCTTTTCTTTTATCAAGACAGATTACTGGACCTTTAGCTGTAATAATAGGATATATATTTAGTATAGGTTTATTTTAA
- a CDS encoding substrate-binding domain-containing protein, translating to MTIREISLKTGLSPATISRALKKPHLVKNHTKELIMNVINQNDRYLKVLNILVPDVSIFPASDIINHIMNYLYDEDIQVILYSSKNDLNIERKIINRINNYNQKDSVLFWFPIASKRDENFTIPMIPTIVLYHGFYLPNFNPNILSINFDKIVEMTSNLLYKGGAKRLLILIDHAENSILGNKIKNLYNSYILSYCNLLKNVDFLFFEDNNWENVFHLLNKNYENTFPFDSIISLSSSIAYGVVTFLKTKKLSIPYDVSIITFGYDLGFELMEQPISMIYPDTQKAAEHIIYMAAQLIENDNFNDSISLNLQSSLLGSERKY from the coding sequence ATGACTATAAGAGAAATTTCATTAAAAACTGGATTATCACCTGCTACTATATCTAGGGCATTAAAAAAGCCACATTTAGTAAAGAATCATACTAAAGAATTGATTATGAATGTGATTAATCAGAATGACAGATATTTAAAAGTTTTAAATATATTAGTACCTGATGTCTCTATTTTTCCAGCAAGTGATATTATAAATCACATTATGAATTATTTATATGATGAAGATATTCAAGTTATATTATATTCTTCCAAAAATGATTTAAATATTGAGAGAAAAATTATTAATAGAATTAACAATTATAATCAAAAAGATAGTGTATTATTTTGGTTTCCTATAGCTTCGAAAAGAGATGAAAATTTTACTATACCTATGATACCTACTATTGTATTATATCATGGTTTTTATCTGCCAAATTTTAATCCTAATATTTTAAGTATAAATTTTGATAAAATTGTGGAGATGACTTCAAATTTGTTATATAAAGGTGGGGCAAAAAGACTATTAATATTAATAGACCATGCTGAAAATTCAATACTGGGTAATAAAATTAAAAATTTATATAACTCATATATATTATCATATTGCAATTTACTAAAAAATGTAGACTTCTTATTTTTTGAAGACAACAACTGGGAAAATGTTTTTCATTTACTAAATAAAAATTATGAAAATACTTTTCCATTCGATTCTATTATTTCTTTATCATCTTCTATAGCATACGGCGTTGTAACTTTTTTAAAAACTAAAAAACTTTCTATTCCATATGATGTATCTATAATCACATTTGGATATGATTTAGGTTTTGAACTTATGGAACAACCTATAAGTATGATATATCCAGATACACAAAAAGCCGCTGAACATATTATATATATGGCAGCCCAATTAATTGAAAATGACAATTTTAATGATTCAATCAGTTTAAATTTACAATCCTCTCTTTTAGGATCAGAAAGAAAATATTAA
- a CDS encoding DUF5312 family protein has translation MNVLDYIKYNFFNIRTPSLVEKVRLQEYAARIQNNKYHFVDLKTGALTDTLAKFVFDMYKVIGPLLHSLKEEFIIKDGKQFSYYLIEVSFNEEIKNLYLTLNKEYMTEKLNSGEKINDVFNDVKNNFSKFKKFISSDNGREINLTFNLLKDFATISNFDFFLFLRAFCPSFVDGAYNSNPTFKSTSNVQVVDDLIRLDEAVKSIVIRKELASALKIFQKYIGVPEIPENNIKTFLARVKYLQTPNLLSDIIIYLLKDFTYKSPSNSSNVNIFVNYITDCTNNLKKDMNEIVSEIKANKITTMREKTFSGIEIMKMSNINDDKNELLEKYECLTFTCIEPLEYIKTFVVEIFDIKYKAPLNDMFLGVDFVNKERNSMGLDAFYTLNDSNTEIVNFDAQLSPESENFKRFKGWTITKNKALTSRELIEAMVKKLDEEGNKIIINAYNSVLDLTSIVKNVIEDYNNGSKNEILNANKIPSLERFNLNVAKEMLDDFENFISLLKNFVR, from the coding sequence ATGAACGTTTTAGATTATATAAAATACAATTTTTTTAATATAAGAACTCCAAGCTTGGTAGAAAAGGTTCGTTTACAGGAATATGCTGCTAGAATACAAAATAATAAATATCATTTTGTAGATTTAAAAACAGGTGCTTTAACAGATACTCTTGCTAAGTTTGTATTTGATATGTATAAAGTAATTGGTCCATTATTACATTCTTTAAAAGAAGAGTTTATTATTAAAGACGGTAAGCAATTTTCATATTATTTAATAGAAGTATCATTTAATGAAGAAATAAAAAACTTATATCTCACGCTCAACAAAGAATATATGACAGAAAAACTAAATAGCGGAGAAAAGATCAATGATGTATTTAATGATGTAAAAAATAATTTTAGTAAGTTTAAAAAATTCATAAGCAGCGATAATGGAAGAGAAATAAATCTAACATTTAATTTGCTTAAAGATTTTGCTACAATATCAAATTTCGATTTCTTTTTGTTTTTAAGGGCTTTCTGTCCTTCTTTTGTAGACGGAGCATATAATTCTAACCCAACATTTAAAAGTACATCAAATGTTCAAGTAGTAGATGATTTAATAAGATTAGATGAGGCTGTAAAAAGCATAGTAATAAGAAAAGAGTTGGCAAGTGCTTTAAAAATATTTCAAAAATACATAGGTGTACCAGAAATACCTGAAAATAATATAAAAACTTTTTTAGCTAGAGTAAAATATTTACAAACACCAAATTTATTGAGTGATATCATTATTTACTTATTAAAAGATTTTACATATAAATCTCCATCAAACTCATCTAATGTAAATATTTTTGTAAACTATATTACAGATTGTACAAATAATCTCAAAAAAGATATGAATGAAATAGTTTCCGAAATAAAAGCTAATAAAATCACAACTATGAGAGAGAAAACTTTCAGCGGAATTGAAATAATGAAGATGAGTAATATTAATGATGATAAAAATGAGCTTTTAGAAAAATATGAATGCCTTACTTTTACTTGTATAGAGCCTTTAGAATATATAAAAACTTTTGTTGTAGAGATATTTGATATAAAATATAAAGCTCCTTTAAATGATATGTTTTTGGGGGTTGATTTTGTTAACAAAGAGAGAAACTCTATGGGGCTTGATGCTTTCTATACTTTAAACGATTCTAATACAGAAATTGTTAATTTTGATGCCCAATTAAGCCCAGAATCTGAAAACTTCAAAAGATTTAAAGGCTGGACTATCACAAAAAATAAAGCTCTAACTAGCAGAGAATTAATAGAAGCTATGGTAAAAAAATTGGATGAAGAAGGAAATAAAATTATTATTAATGCTTATAATTCTGTACTAGATTTAACAAGCATAGTAAAGAATGTTATAGAAGACTATAATAATGGCAGTAAAAATGAAATCCTTAATGCTAATAAAATACCTAGCCTAGAAAGATTTAATTTAAATGTAGCTAAAGAAATGCTTGATGATTTTGAAAACTTTATATCACTATTAAAAAACTTTGTAAGGTAA
- a CDS encoding PTS glucitol/sorbitol transporter subunit IIC, which produces MGNIFTTSAQSFIDFTNAAGTTFLDMVKGSIPALIIMLTLINFIVKIVGEDKIEKFSKILAKSRFLTYGILPSLAWFFLSSPGALTIGRFLPEKAKPGFEDALGATAHPLTSLFPHVVPAELFIWLGIANGVEALGLPIHNLAIRYLLAGILVGLIRGYVTEFIFLYLQRKKRMAIEKQIN; this is translated from the coding sequence ATGGGTAACATATTTACAACGTCTGCTCAAAGTTTTATTGACTTTACAAATGCAGCAGGAACAACATTTTTAGATATGGTGAAGGGTTCAATACCGGCATTAATTATAATGCTTACATTAATTAACTTTATTGTGAAAATAGTAGGTGAAGATAAGATAGAAAAATTTTCTAAAATATTAGCAAAATCCAGATTTTTAACTTATGGTATTTTACCTTCATTAGCTTGGTTTTTCCTAAGTTCTCCTGGTGCTTTAACTATTGGTAGATTTTTACCAGAGAAAGCAAAACCTGGATTTGAAGATGCTTTAGGAGCAACAGCACATCCTTTAACATCTTTATTTCCTCATGTTGTTCCTGCTGAATTATTTATATGGCTTGGAATAGCTAATGGTGTTGAGGCTTTAGGATTGCCAATACATAATTTGGCTATTAGATATTTATTAGCTGGAATACTTGTAGGATTAATTAGAGGATATGTGACAGAATTTATTTTTCTTTATTTGCAAAGAAAGAAACGCATGGCTATTGAAAAACAGATTAATTAA
- a CDS encoding DUF4241 domain-containing protein, which translates to MQVSKEWLEKYSKIKNILKAQDNLEEAFTKKEINNAKLDILDLGEVNIESGKVVVCDPLAYLDKESLSFIQEIKPNKYKVLVGVLEDEEIYAIVKLQISDKAPKYYDLALTGVEELEHVEEGDFFGFPVDAGMACICDYNALNDFTKFEDKLIESKGDDYNIYDDLFAGLLKDNAKKYPKHQSEYGDWLNFNIPESKYNIVLFQSGYGDGFYPSYFGYDDNDEICGLYIVFIDLFADD; encoded by the coding sequence ATGCAAGTTTCTAAAGAGTGGCTTGAAAAATATTCTAAAATAAAAAATATACTAAAAGCACAAGATAATTTAGAAGAAGCATTTACAAAAAAAGAAATAAATAACGCAAAATTAGATATATTAGACTTAGGTGAAGTTAATATAGAAAGCGGAAAAGTTGTTGTATGTGATCCTTTAGCTTATTTAGATAAAGAGTCTTTATCCTTTATACAAGAAATTAAACCAAATAAATATAAGGTTTTAGTTGGTGTTTTAGAAGATGAAGAGATATATGCTATTGTAAAACTTCAAATATCAGACAAAGCCCCTAAATATTATGATTTGGCATTAACTGGCGTAGAAGAGTTGGAACATGTAGAAGAGGGTGATTTTTTTGGTTTTCCTGTGGATGCTGGTATGGCTTGTATATGTGATTATAATGCTCTTAATGATTTTACAAAGTTTGAAGATAAATTAATAGAATCAAAAGGAGATGATTATAATATATATGATGATTTATTTGCAGGTCTATTAAAAGATAATGCGAAAAAATACCCTAAACATCAAAGTGAATATGGTGATTGGCTTAATTTTAATATACCAGAGAGTAAATATAATATAGTTTTGTTTCAAAGCGGATATGGCGATGGTTTTTATCCTTCATATTTTGGTTATGATGATAATGATGAAATTTGTGGTTTATATATTGTTTTTATAGACTTATTTGCTGATGATTAA
- a CDS encoding lysylphosphatidylglycerol synthase transmembrane domain-containing protein has translation MYKKYKTAINITIGIIISIICLYFAFRGIDIKGSIEVVKNINVVYFIISLILSVVIIALRGLRWECFIPLKKPIKKRTIVMATYIGYMANNILPAKLGEVARAYILGVKEDVSKSALIASVITERLFDVITGGVILTLSVAFIPNLPKTVTYAAVALFVVSIVGFLVLMFLVWQKEFAHKVFHKVFGILPQKIGSKLIEFSCNFIDGIGFKNDPKHIFLIFFYTIFYLIGQIFTIGFLLEAFNIKASPIIALFVFAIGGFGFAVPSAPSGIGPFEWAIIFGLSLIGVEKTVAAPYALVYHMMGIVPITIIGFIFLFIMGVNLKEATSQKQ, from the coding sequence ATGTATAAAAAATATAAAACAGCTATTAACATTACTATAGGTATTATTATAAGTATTATTTGTTTATACTTTGCTTTTAGAGGCATTGATATAAAGGGTTCTATTGAAGTAGTAAAAAATATTAATGTAGTATATTTTATTATATCTTTAATACTAAGTGTAGTAATAATTGCTTTAAGAGGCTTAAGATGGGAATGCTTTATACCTTTAAAGAAGCCTATAAAAAAGAGAACTATAGTAATGGCAACCTATATTGGATATATGGCAAATAATATACTTCCGGCTAAACTTGGGGAGGTTGCTCGTGCTTATATATTAGGAGTTAAAGAAGATGTAAGCAAGTCTGCTTTAATAGCTTCTGTTATTACAGAGAGACTATTTGATGTTATTACTGGAGGAGTTATACTTACTCTTTCTGTAGCTTTTATTCCAAATTTGCCTAAAACTGTTACTTATGCTGCTGTTGCTTTATTTGTTGTGTCAATTGTTGGTTTTTTAGTATTAATGTTTTTAGTGTGGCAAAAAGAGTTTGCTCATAAAGTTTTTCACAAAGTATTTGGAATACTGCCTCAAAAAATTGGCTCAAAACTAATAGAGTTCTCATGCAATTTTATAGATGGTATAGGTTTTAAAAATGACCCTAAACATATATTTTTAATATTTTTCTATACAATTTTTTATCTTATAGGACAAATATTTACAATAGGCTTTTTATTAGAAGCTTTTAATATAAAAGCATCCCCAATTATAGCATTATTTGTATTTGCTATTGGCGGTTTTGGTTTTGCTGTACCTTCTGCCCCTTCTGGAATAGGACCTTTTGAATGGGCTATTATTTTTGGACTTTCATTAATAGGTGTAGAAAAAACTGTGGCTGCTCCTTATGCTTTGGTTTATCATATGATGGGTATTGTACCTATTACTATAATTGGTTTTATATTCCTATTTATTATGGGAGTTAACCTAAAAGAAGCTACATCACAGAAACAATAA
- a CDS encoding HAD family phosphatase has translation MMVNKIELIIFDMDGLVIDSESVSINAWKRVFKNNNIIFDKDSNENDFFKNIIGSNAVYSSKYVEKIFKYKTYTDIIKEQRNEIDNIIKSDGLNVKKGAYEILDYLSSLNIKKAIASSSIRSRVNRFLNMLNIYDKFDYVLSGDEVINPKPAPDLYNKVCEYFDVEDRNNVIILEDSKNGLIAAKSAGIEKRFYIPDMFHLTESEERELSYKKFNNLLEVIKFLKEN, from the coding sequence ATGATGGTAAATAAAATTGAATTAATTATATTTGATATGGATGGACTTGTTATAGATTCTGAGAGTGTAAGTATAAATGCTTGGAAAAGAGTATTTAAAAACAATAATATTATTTTTGATAAAGATTCTAATGAAAATGATTTTTTTAAAAACATAATAGGCTCTAATGCAGTATACTCATCTAAATATGTAGAGAAAATATTTAAATATAAAACTTATACCGATATAATAAAAGAACAAAGAAATGAGATTGATAATATAATAAAATCTGATGGGTTAAATGTAAAAAAAGGTGCTTATGAAATACTAGATTATTTATCATCTTTGAATATTAAAAAAGCAATTGCAAGTTCAAGTATTAGATCTAGGGTAAATAGGTTTTTGAATATGTTAAATATATATGACAAATTTGATTATGTATTATCTGGAGATGAAGTAATAAATCCTAAACCTGCTCCAGATTTATATAATAAAGTATGTGAATATTTTGATGTAGAAGATAGAAATAATGTTATTATACTTGAAGATTCTAAAAATGGATTAATTGCTGCAAAAAGTGCAGGAATAGAAAAGAGATTTTATATTCCAGACATGTTTCATTTAACTGAAAGTGAGGAGAGAGAATTATCATATAAAAAATTTAATAACTTATTAGAAGTTATTAAATTTTTAAAAGAAAATTAA
- a CDS encoding Gfo/Idh/MocA family protein, with product MQKLKAAVVGGGIFGSHHLNAYKNCEYTQLTSICDLNEELCKKRANEYNIKPYIDLEELIDIEKPDIISIATPDPFHYEPAKKAIEKGVHVLIEKPITINVQEAEDLINLAKEKNVRVAVDFHKRWDPATISVKLELEKNDSGKVIRGYMSMDDIIDVPINWLKWSKLSSPAHFLGVHCYDSIRFITGREVKAVFAYGQKGVLKSKGIDCYDSVQAMLIMDDNSTWTVDNCWVLPNSFPKSNDGRASILCENRFIRVDSQNRGVEIFSPEKCSTPNSYFITYREGLASGFGIEPIFDFAKSIVYNKPFIADAYDGLQATKIATAVHESIDTNKVVEIN from the coding sequence ATGCAAAAATTGAAAGCGGCTGTAGTTGGTGGAGGAATTTTTGGCTCGCATCATCTTAATGCTTATAAAAATTGTGAATATACTCAATTAACTTCAATATGTGATTTGAATGAAGAATTATGTAAAAAAAGAGCAAATGAATATAATATAAAACCATATATTGATTTGGAAGAATTAATAGATATTGAAAAACCAGATATTATCTCTATAGCTACCCCAGATCCATTTCATTATGAACCTGCTAAAAAGGCTATAGAGAAAGGGGTACATGTATTAATAGAAAAACCAATTACAATAAATGTACAAGAGGCTGAGGATTTAATTAATTTAGCTAAAGAAAAAAATGTGAGAGTTGCTGTAGATTTTCACAAAAGATGGGACCCTGCTACTATAAGTGTTAAACTAGAATTAGAAAAGAATGACTCTGGAAAAGTTATAAGAGGATATATGAGCATGGATGATATAATAGATGTACCTATTAACTGGCTTAAATGGTCTAAATTAAGTTCACCTGCCCATTTTTTAGGAGTGCATTGTTATGATTCTATTAGATTTATTACTGGTAGAGAAGTTAAAGCTGTATTTGCATATGGACAAAAGGGAGTTTTGAAATCTAAAGGCATAGATTGTTATGATAGTGTTCAGGCTATGCTAATAATGGATGATAATTCTACTTGGACTGTAGATAATTGTTGGGTTCTTCCTAATTCTTTTCCTAAATCTAATGATGGTAGGGCTTCTATTTTGTGTGAAAACAGATTTATAAGAGTAGATTCACAGAATAGGGGCGTAGAGATATTCTCTCCAGAGAAATGTTCTACACCTAATTCTTATTTTATAACTTATAGAGAGGGTCTTGCTTCTGGATTTGGAATTGAACCTATATTTGATTTTGCAAAATCTATAGTATATAATAAGCCGTTTATTGCTGATGCATATGATGGATTACAGGCTACAAAAATAGCAACTGCTGTACATGAATCTATTGATACTAATAAAGTTGTGGAAATTAATTGA